Within Halodesulfurarchaeum sp. HSR-GB, the genomic segment GTCCACAAGCCGTTGCATCCCCTTCATTTCCGCAACGTGGACTGTCGAGGACTGGTAGTTGATGAAGGCGAACGTTATCTGGGCCAAGGACAGCGCTGTCAGTTGACCGGGGCGACTTAATCCTGCGTTCGACGGCCCAGCTAAGAGAAGGTCAGGTTGTTCCATATCCGGGATATTGAGAAGTCCCAGCCGGTCGAGCGTGCCCTTAGATCCGCCGTGGACGGATTCGCTGGCCAACCGGTAATACGGTTGGTAGTGGCCTAGATCCACGGCGTCCTGCAAATCTCTGATTGACGGTCCGCCGCTACCATCGTATGCTTCTGCAGCCCATCCGGTGCCATATCCGTTGTCGTCGAAGTCTGAACCAAATCGATCCACGAGCTCATCCTTCCCTTCCTTCAGCGATTCTATTATTTCATCTTCAACTTCATCGTCTCCGAGTTCCTCGGCGTGATCCTGATACGTCTGTGCGAAGTAGTATTCCCACAGATACCGATAGTGTAGGAATCGTTTCGCGGTGTCTGTCCCTGCCTGTTTGATGAAGGAGGCGGTGATCGAGATTTCGTGGAGTGACCGCCACCGGGCGAATGCACCGTCGGCAAAACCGCCCTTGAGCAGATTGTGGATCTCCATTGAAACTTGGACGGCTCGTGCGTGGAGGCGTGTCAGGGCGTCAAAGGCAAAATCTTGCTTTTCTGCAGCCTGGAGGCGGTGTTCGGAGTTGATTGCCTCGCCTGTTTCTTGGGACCAAACGATGAATCGTTCGAGCAACTCTAGGGGTACGCCCCAGCGTTGTTCGATGCCGCTTTCAAATTCGGCCTTGGTTTCATGGAGCCGTCGCAGACCTTCATCGTTGTCTCGCACCTGATGGTACATGTCCTCTCCGAGGCTATTGATGACTTCGCTGGTGGCATCCGCGATATCGTCTTGTGTGATGTCTTCTTCTACGTCTTCTTCCTGTATGGTTTGGCGAAACTGGTCTTTGATCGCTTTGAGGAAGGGGTCACTGTCGTTAGGAGGCATACTGGTCTGGTCTTACGTGAATTTCTGCGGAGAGGATTGATGGAACTTTGGGAGTAGACGATCAGAGCTACATAATCCAATAAGCCTATCTGGCTCAACTTTCCTGGGATAGGGATTTATTTTGTGCCGGAAACTTTCCCAATTTATGGGAGACCTGAAAGCGACTATTGATGACCCAGAAGGCGGAATCATAGCCAGATTCTATGAAACACCAAATGAGAAGCATGACTTCGAAATACAGCTTGTGAGCGAGAATGATAGAATTCACCAAGTCAATGTGAGAAGGCCTATTACGCCATCAAAAATCGAGAATGAAGTTATGGAATTTTTGGAATCCATTGATAGCCCCTATGCTGATGGAGATTGGACAGTCGAAATGAGTTAATTTTGTAGCTTTCATCTAAATGTTTTCTTCAGCAAATGCATCAGGTATTTATCAGCGGTCGATTGTACCCAATTTCGATAATAGCTATAATATAGCAATGAAATCCAGAGCCGGCATTTTTTGGCAATAAATCCTTACTGCCGACCCCGTGATGTGTGGCTGCTACGGAATCCATTTAAGCCCCTATAGAGACTAGATTTTGTCATTTACTACTTACCAGGAGTATCCCATTAGATATCTATTGGTTTATTCTCTTCCAGAGTCTTTAGCACATCTTGGGTGCGACGAACGCGATCAACGTGATCCTCAAGATCCTGTTTGTCATGTACTAATGCCCGTGTGGGATGCATTACTTTGTGCCGAAGATCATTCAGACCTCCCAAATGCTCATCAAATTGGCTGCGCGACGAAAATCCGAAACTCCCCCGTATCTCCTCATTCTTTCCTCCCACTTTCAACAACGAGGATAGATTCATGTGTTCTGTGATGTGAATCTCCAACTCGTCAATTTTCGCTCTATACCAACGTTCTATCTCTGTTTCCTTCACCCCTGGAATAATTGAATTCGGGTAATGTGATTTAATCAGGTTGGAAAGTTCAATTTCAAATTCAGAAAGGACATGATAGAACAACTCTCGTGAACGTCGTTTGTTTACATCTGCCAAAGTTAGAATGTGGTATCTTTCTTCATTAAACCATAATATATCATTGACTTGCTTCTCGGCATAGCTTTCCTTATCAGAGAGCTCGTCCAGTAGGGAGTCTGATTCCTCAACAACTTCACTTGCAGTATATGTTTCACCCATAATATCGTAATTTGATTCACCAGACGGCACAAAATCTTGATCTCCTTCGTCGGGATATTCAAAATCCATGAATAGGTCAACAAGCAGAAAAGGATGCTTTTCAAGTCGCTCAAAGGCAGCCATCATTGAGAGCTCAGGCGGAATATACTGATCCTCGTCAATATCCCGTAACTCCTCATCAGTTACATGATAGTATTTATCCGAAGACGGAATAGGAATATATGTGAAGTTATTTTCCCGATAGTGGCTGCGGTTCGATTCGTATGATTCTATTGTCTCTGTATCTGCTTCTGAGATAATACCTTGAGCACGAAATTGGTCAAGGGACAGCATAGTTTACGACACTGGTTGAACGATATTATTGTTTGGTGTAGAATCACAAGGAAATCTAAGCCGCTTTTTGACAAAATAATTTTCAGACTCTATGATTTGTTACACCGATATTACCTTAAGCATACCTCGCCACCAAATGGCCAAAATGGGCAATAGATACGAACAACTGTGGGGAAAATCCCAACCCTAGAACGCCCCTTCATGCTGGAGAATTAATAACTTATAGTCAATGCCCAGTTTTCATAGATCTCTCGAGATATCCCCGGCGAATTTTCCAAATGGGATGCGATGAACGCTTCGTAGCGGATTAACCGTCAGTTTTTGTTAGTGCCCTGATGCTCCCTTCTGACAAGTTCTGCATACAGAGAGTAGAATACAGCATGACGACTTCGCTTGTTTCCTCTTTGAACCCGTTTACATCTTTGCTACATGAAACCATGTAACTCAATTATAAGTATCTCGCAGTCCGTCATTTGATAACGAGATTCACCGATGACATCGTACCGCATCGTGTGCACGGAACAGGATCCGCCTAGTGAACCGCACGACCAGGCCCACATCGTTGCTGTCGGTACGGGGAATGACCCCGACAAGGCGAGTCGACGCTGGGAACTCAACGAAGTATTAGTCGCGATGGATGGCAATGACGAGTTTTACACCAAAAGCGAGTCTACCAGCCAGACGGCCGAAGTCCATAAATACGAGTGCGGAACCTGCGGCCAAACCACACTTCGTTCCACCGCCGACGAAACTGAAGATAACAACCTCAATAACCTCCGCGAATGCCGAGGCTGGGGCTAACATGGTCTCGGTGGGCATTCCTTGACACCGGCTTGTATCTTCGACTGAGTACCAATCTCTATAATGTTAAATAACGGCGTGATTAATTATGTCGGGTAAAATTCCGGATGACATTCCTGACGATATTGATAAAGAGGAATATCTTGATTTTGTCATGGAGAAGGTCGAGGAGGATCCGCTTCTTCGCGACCTGATGAATGCGGTACACAAGCGTTTCTGGATCGAACATGAGCTATTTGATGACGATCTGTCAGTGGCACTCGACTTGGTCCAGGTCATCATGCTGACGTCCTATGTGAGCAAGGTGGAACTGGATCATTATCTCTCGACTAAGGAAGGACGCCAGGTATTGGACCAAGTAAAAGTAGATTTTGAGCGGGGAGCGGTCTCTAACGATTTGGAAAAACGGTATCAGCGGAACGCTACGCCGGTGCTTGACGAAATTGATGAGTATATCGAGGAGACGCGTCGGGATCTGTTTGGCGACAGTTACGAGGAGATCGTGGAGATAGAAGAATCGGACCGAGACGATAAGAATGAGATCCTTGAACGGTTACGCGACCCGATTCTTGAGGATCCAGAGAACAAAGAATTGGTTGATAGACTCTCCATCCTGAGAAATACGAGAAGCAGGGTGGAGAGTTTTCCATACGACAAGTCCGATCTCCAATCTGAGATAGCGACGATTGACGGAGATGAGTATCGCATTCATAAACATTATGCCCTCCAAATTCTCAAACCGAGGCTCTATACCCAGCTTTACAGGTTTGAAGAGGAGTATGAAGGTTTCCCGCTACGGTGGTTAACGGATCTCACGATCCCACAGGCACGGGCAGTATATCAGAAGTACAAACAGGGCGACTTCGATGAGTCATTCGTCGTTGACGAGGTTGAACGCGAGGGGTACTTCGATGATTTGCTGGAGGAGGTTGCGAAGCTCCCATCGTTTCGCGAACGCGAGGACCTCATGCAGGAAGTGGTCGATAATTATCGCGATGAGCGGTACGCCTCAGTTATCAATCTCATCTTGCCCCAGACCGAGTTTCTCCTCTGGATCTATGGAGCCTACCTAAACCAGCAAGCGGGAGAGACCATTTATCTCAATACTGACTACGACAATTTTTGGCAGTTCAATCCCCGCGATCACAACGACCTTTCCCTGCAAAGTGTCAACGGGAACGAGATCCAAAAACCTCGCATCCGCGATCTTGTCCAAAACACCGCAGTGCAGGACTATTTGAACGAAGCAATTTCTGAATACTTTGTTGATGAGTTATACGAGGAACGTAATCCGATCCTCCATGGGAACGTGGCTGATTACCATTCCGATTTGGAGGCCGCAAAGAAACTCATCTTTTTCAAAACCATTATTGAACGTGTCACCGACCAACTTCGTGACGACATCGTTGACCAAATCTATGATGACCTTCCCGACGACTTTCTACCCGACGACCAGTAGTTCACCAAACATCATGTGATAAGATAAACGAGTCTTGGTTCAGACAGTGGTATCTCTATATTTTCTATCAAGTCACTATGTATGGATGTGCTGGTGGAGGTCGTCCATCGATTCGGTTAACACACCTTGTAACTCTTCATTTGGTCGGTGTGCCTGGTTGGATCCATCCCGTTGTCTACTACCGCGACCTCATTGGCGTCCCTGACTTCAGTTTTGACCTACACAATCGGGTCATGCAGTTAGGCTGAACCGTATTTAGCCCGGACCACGCTGGCGATCTGCCGCTCGATCTACTGTGGTAACCATATGACTGATACGCTCCTTCTATTCATCTCGGAGATGTTGTCGAAGACTAAGTAGTTTCAGCTAAATGTGGACATATCATGGGTGGAAAAGACCCGTTGCAGGATCTATATGCTGATGAGGAGCCATACGACAAACAGAATCTGAGCCAGGTGTTAGAACCTTACATTAATATTGATCCTGACAGTGGCGAGCCCGTTTTTTCTTTGGAATTCGAATCACTTGAGGCGGAGGAGAAGGTAATTCTGTTCTTGGTTTACAAACGTGTTGCAGCCGATTTAGAGGAAATATCCGGAGATAAAGTCCCCCAGAGTGTAGTTGCAATCTCGGAAGAAACGAATGTTGATGAGGGAGAGGTAGATGAAACAATCTTCACATATAATTTCATTGTTGAAGAGGATTCCTCGCAAGACGTTTTGATTCCCAAACACCGAGTGGCTCCCGCTATAGATTACGTGAGTTAATATGTCTGAGATTCAAGAATTAGTTCGCGAGCTCCAGGTGATGGGTGATGAGGAATTTGAATACTTCGTGGCGGACCTTTGGGCCGCTCATGGGTGGCAAACGGAAGTCACGGATGTGAGTAGAGATGCAGGCGTGGATGTCATCGCTCGAAAAGACCTGCCTGTGGATCAGGAAATCGTAATCCAAGCCAAACGTTATGGTAATAATTCAACAGTT encodes:
- a CDS encoding DUF5677 domain-containing protein, whose protein sequence is MPPNDSDPFLKAIKDQFRQTIQEEDVEEDITQDDIADATSEVINSLGEDMYHQVRDNDEGLRRLHETKAEFESGIEQRWGVPLELLERFIVWSQETGEAINSEHRLQAAEKQDFAFDALTRLHARAVQVSMEIHNLLKGGFADGAFARWRSLHEISITASFIKQAGTDTAKRFLHYRYLWEYYFAQTYQDHAEELGDDEVEDEIIESLKEGKDELVDRFGSDFDDNGYGTGWAAEAYDGSGGPSIRDLQDAVDLGHYQPYYRLASESVHGGSKGTLDRLGLLNIPDMEQPDLLLAGPSNAGLSRPGQLTALSLAQITFAFINYQSSTVHVAEMKGMQRLVDDITESFAEVSVELEQDERDSLEEWADQDIIDIALNYIGAPALFTDEVVRGHTDFDSRAELEQALSVLLEEMTDVDELPEEVDETVTNNSEYDSLENLIDVAFEEWVRREVDLSEFDID
- a CDS encoding DUF3892 domain-containing protein, with the translated sequence MTSYRIVCTEQDPPSEPHDQAHIVAVGTGNDPDKASRRWELNEVLVAMDGNDEFYTKSESTSQTAEVHKYECGTCGQTTLRSTADETEDNNLNNLRECRGWG